One region of Macadamia integrifolia cultivar HAES 741 chromosome 11, SCU_Mint_v3, whole genome shotgun sequence genomic DNA includes:
- the LOC122093455 gene encoding stem-specific protein TSJT1-like codes for MLAIFNKTIAHPPQELHSPVSFRRSAKKPDLPEEILKDFLSSHSDNAFSMSFNNAAVLAYVRHDKAYSLHSQRLFCGYDEIYCVFLGSLNNLCSLIRQYGLSKNTNEAMLVIEAYRTLRDRGPYPADQVIKELDGSFAFVVFDRKDGTVFAALSSDGGVKLHWGIAEDDSVVISDDLEVIKTSCGKSFAPFPTGCMFHSEGGLMSFEHPMNKVKAMPRVDSEGIMCGANFKVDVLSRNTTMPRVGSEANWAAWNSC; via the exons atgttggcGATCTTTAACAAGACAATAGCGCATCCACCACAGGAGCTGCACAGCCCTGTTTCCTTCCGGAGGAGTGCTAAAAAGCCTGATCTTCCAGAGGAGATTCTCAAGGATTTCCTCTCTTCCCATTCCGATAATGCCTTCTCCATGTCCTTCAACAATGCTGCCGTCCTCGCTTATGTTCGTCATGACAAAGCCTACTCCCTTCACAGCCAAAG GTTGTTTTGTGGTTACGATGAGATTTACTGTGTATTCCTGGGGAGCTTGAACAATCTGTGCAGTCTTATCAGGCAGTATGGGCTGTCCAAGAACACCAATGAGGCTATGCTCGTCATTGAAGCCTACCGTACCCTTCGAGACAGGGGACCTTACCCTGCTGATCAGGTCATCAAGGAGCTCGATGGTAGCTTCGCCTTTGTCGTCTTTGATCGCAAGGACGGCACCGTTTTTGCTGCTCTC AGTTCAGATGGAGGAGTTAAACTGCATTGGGGGATCGCAGAGGATGATTCGGTGGTAATTTCTGACGATTTGGAAGTCATTAAAACAAGCTGTGGCAAATCCTTCGCACCTTTCCCGACTG GGTGTATGTTTCACAGTGAAGGAGGGTTGATGAGCTTTGAGCATCCGATGAATAAGGTGAAGGCAATGCCTAGGGTGGATAGTGAAGGTATAATGTGTGGGGCCAACTTCAAGGTTGATGTACTCTCCAGGAACACTACCATGCCGCGTGTTGGCAGTGAAGCTAATTGGGCTGCCTGGAACTCATGCTAG
- the LOC122093843 gene encoding probable trafficking protein particle complex subunit 13 homolog isoform X3 codes for MSSTPGPHSLAFRVMRLCRPSFNVDSPLRVDPLDLFTGEDLFDDPVAASQLPRLLPQSDNHKSGESDLTYRNRFELQSPTDAMGLSGLLILPQAFGAIYLGETFCTYISINNSSEFEVRDIIIKAEIQRERQRLLLLDTTKSPVESIRSGGRYDFIVEHDVKELGAHTLVCTALYNDGDGERKHLPQFFKFIVANPLSVRTKVRSVKESTFLEACIENHTKSNLYMDQVEFEPAQHWSITILKADEHSSEINCRTREIFKPPILIRAGGGIHNYLYQLKHSSAQMKVDGSNILGKLQITWRTNLGEPGRLQTQQILGSPIAQKDIELQILDIPSLTVLERPFLVHLNLKNQTERNRGPFEVWLSQGDPHEEKAIIVDGVQKLVLPQVEALSSTDFKMNLIATKVGVQKITGMTVFDTREKRIYEPMLGLEIFVDAD; via the exons atgagctCGACGCCTGGACCGCACTCTTTGGCCTTCAGGGTGATGCGGCTGTGCAGGCCATCATTTAACGTGGACAGTCCTCTCCGAGTCGACCCGCTCGATCTCTTCACAGGCGAGGATCTCTTTGACGACCCTGTCGCTGCGTCTCAGCTTCCGCGACTCTTACCTCAAAGCGACAACCATAAATCCGGCGAATCTGATCTAACCTATCGCAATCGATTTGAGCTTCAAAGTCCTACAGATGCCATGGGCCTCTCTGGTCTTCTCATTCTCCCCCAAGCCTTTGG AGCAATTTATCTCGGCGAGACGTTCTGCACCTATATTAGCATCAACAACAGCTCCGAGTTCGAAGTTAGGGACATTATAATCAAG GCGGAAATCCAAAGAGAGCGGCAGCGGTTACTGCTTTTAGATACTACAAAATCGCCTGTTGAATCAATACGTTCAGGGGGGAGATATGATTTCATTGTAGAACATGATGTGAAGGAACTTGGAGCTCACAC GCTTGTCTGTACTGCTTTGTAcaatgatggtgatggtgagcGAAAACATCTTCCGCAATTTTTCAAGTTCATTGTTGCAAACCCACTTTCGGTCAGAACAAAG GTTCGCTCTGTCAAG GAAAGTACATTTTTGGAGGCTTGCATTGAAAACCATACAAAATCAAACCTTTATATGGACCAAGTTGAGTTTGAGCCGGCTCAGCATTGGAGCATCACGATATTGAAAGCTGATGAGCATAGTTCAGAGATTAATTGTCGAACTAG AGAGATTTTTAAGCCACCAATTCTCATTAGAGCTGGAGGAGGAATTCATAATTATCTCTATCAGTTAAAGCATTCCTCTGCACAAATGAAAGTTGATGGAAGTAATATTCTTGGTAAACTTCAAATAACATGGCGCACAAATTTGGGTGAACCTGGTCGCCTGCAGACACAACAGATTCTTGGAAGT CCCATTGCACAGAAAGACATTGAATTGCAGATTCTGGATATTCCATCCTTGACGGTCTTGGAGAGACCCTTTTTG GTACATTTGAACCTCAAAAACCAAACAGAGAGGAATAGGGGCCCCTTTGAAGTGTGGTTATCACAAGGTGATCCACATGAAGAGAAAGCTATTATTGTTGATGGTGTTCAGAAACTG GTTTTGCCACAGGTAGAGGCACTCAGCTCCACGGATTTCAAAATG AACCTGATTGCTACCAAAGTTGGGGTTCAGAAGATCACAGGAATGACTGTGTTTGacacaagagagaagagaatttATGAACCCATGCTAGGTTTGGAG ATATTTGTTGATGCGGATTGA
- the LOC122093843 gene encoding trafficking protein particle complex subunit 13-like isoform X1 — MSSTPGPHSLAFRVMRLCRPSFNVDSPLRVDPLDLFTGEDLFDDPVAASQLPRLLPQSDNHKSGESDLTYRNRFELQSPTDAMGLSGLLILPQAFGAIYLGETFCTYISINNSSEFEVRDIIIKAEIQRERQRLLLLDTTKSPVESIRSGGRYDFIVEHDVKELGAHTLVCTALYNDGDGERKHLPQFFKFIVANPLSVRTKVRSVKESTFLEACIENHTKSNLYMDQVEFEPAQHWSITILKADEHSSEINCRTREIFKPPILIRAGGGIHNYLYQLKHSSAQMKVDGSNILGKLQITWRTNLGEPGRLQTQQILGSPIAQKDIELQILDIPSLTVLERPFLDLTTKKMLGRGRRDGGLYLFEDNSPSIACSGTLTPHQVHCRLPQRKNCHHHHLLHQLLHRFILVVLGEHQHPLSLRNLPYHLRLWILLQVHLNLKNQTERNRGPFEVWLSQGDPHEEKAIIVDGVQKLVLPQVEALSSTDFKMNLIATKVGVQKITGMTVFDTREKRIYEPMLGLEIFVDAD, encoded by the exons atgagctCGACGCCTGGACCGCACTCTTTGGCCTTCAGGGTGATGCGGCTGTGCAGGCCATCATTTAACGTGGACAGTCCTCTCCGAGTCGACCCGCTCGATCTCTTCACAGGCGAGGATCTCTTTGACGACCCTGTCGCTGCGTCTCAGCTTCCGCGACTCTTACCTCAAAGCGACAACCATAAATCCGGCGAATCTGATCTAACCTATCGCAATCGATTTGAGCTTCAAAGTCCTACAGATGCCATGGGCCTCTCTGGTCTTCTCATTCTCCCCCAAGCCTTTGG AGCAATTTATCTCGGCGAGACGTTCTGCACCTATATTAGCATCAACAACAGCTCCGAGTTCGAAGTTAGGGACATTATAATCAAG GCGGAAATCCAAAGAGAGCGGCAGCGGTTACTGCTTTTAGATACTACAAAATCGCCTGTTGAATCAATACGTTCAGGGGGGAGATATGATTTCATTGTAGAACATGATGTGAAGGAACTTGGAGCTCACAC GCTTGTCTGTACTGCTTTGTAcaatgatggtgatggtgagcGAAAACATCTTCCGCAATTTTTCAAGTTCATTGTTGCAAACCCACTTTCGGTCAGAACAAAG GTTCGCTCTGTCAAG GAAAGTACATTTTTGGAGGCTTGCATTGAAAACCATACAAAATCAAACCTTTATATGGACCAAGTTGAGTTTGAGCCGGCTCAGCATTGGAGCATCACGATATTGAAAGCTGATGAGCATAGTTCAGAGATTAATTGTCGAACTAG AGAGATTTTTAAGCCACCAATTCTCATTAGAGCTGGAGGAGGAATTCATAATTATCTCTATCAGTTAAAGCATTCCTCTGCACAAATGAAAGTTGATGGAAGTAATATTCTTGGTAAACTTCAAATAACATGGCGCACAAATTTGGGTGAACCTGGTCGCCTGCAGACACAACAGATTCTTGGAAGT CCCATTGCACAGAAAGACATTGAATTGCAGATTCTGGATATTCCATCCTTGACGGTCTTGGAGAGACCCTTTTTG gatcttacgACGAAGAAGATGCTTGGTAGAGGTCGTAGGGATGGGGGATTGTATCTTTTTGAAGACAATTCACCTTCTATAGCCTGTTCGGGTACTCTGACTCCTCATCAGGTTCACTGCCG GTTGCCACAGAGGAAGaattgccaccaccaccacctcctccaccagTTGCTCCACAGGTTTATACTCGTCGTGCTCGGGGAGCATCAGCACCCCCTGTCCCTGCGGAACCTACCTTATCATCTTCGTCTATGGATCCTACTCCAG GTACATTTGAACCTCAAAAACCAAACAGAGAGGAATAGGGGCCCCTTTGAAGTGTGGTTATCACAAGGTGATCCACATGAAGAGAAAGCTATTATTGTTGATGGTGTTCAGAAACTG GTTTTGCCACAGGTAGAGGCACTCAGCTCCACGGATTTCAAAATG AACCTGATTGCTACCAAAGTTGGGGTTCAGAAGATCACAGGAATGACTGTGTTTGacacaagagagaagagaatttATGAACCCATGCTAGGTTTGGAG ATATTTGTTGATGCGGATTGA
- the LOC122093843 gene encoding probable trafficking protein particle complex subunit 13 homolog isoform X2 yields the protein MSSTPGPHSLAFRVMRLCRPSFNVDSPLRVDPLDLFTGEDLFDDPVAASQLPRLLPQSDNHKSGESDLTYRNRFELQSPTDAMGLSGLLILPQAFGAIYLGETFCTYISINNSSEFEVRDIIIKAEIQRERQRLLLLDTTKSPVESIRSGGRYDFIVEHDVKELGAHTLVCTALYNDGDGERKHLPQFFKFIVANPLSVRTKVRSVKESTFLEACIENHTKSNLYMDQVEFEPAQHWSITILKADEHSSEINCRTREIFKPPILIRAGGGIHNYLYQLKHSSAQMKVDGSNILGKLQITWRTNLGEPGRLQTQQILGSPIAQKDIELQILDIPSLTVLERPFLDLTTKKMLGRGRRDGGLYLFEDNSPSIACSGTLTPHQVHLNLKNQTERNRGPFEVWLSQGDPHEEKAIIVDGVQKLVLPQVEALSSTDFKMNLIATKVGVQKITGMTVFDTREKRIYEPMLGLEIFVDAD from the exons atgagctCGACGCCTGGACCGCACTCTTTGGCCTTCAGGGTGATGCGGCTGTGCAGGCCATCATTTAACGTGGACAGTCCTCTCCGAGTCGACCCGCTCGATCTCTTCACAGGCGAGGATCTCTTTGACGACCCTGTCGCTGCGTCTCAGCTTCCGCGACTCTTACCTCAAAGCGACAACCATAAATCCGGCGAATCTGATCTAACCTATCGCAATCGATTTGAGCTTCAAAGTCCTACAGATGCCATGGGCCTCTCTGGTCTTCTCATTCTCCCCCAAGCCTTTGG AGCAATTTATCTCGGCGAGACGTTCTGCACCTATATTAGCATCAACAACAGCTCCGAGTTCGAAGTTAGGGACATTATAATCAAG GCGGAAATCCAAAGAGAGCGGCAGCGGTTACTGCTTTTAGATACTACAAAATCGCCTGTTGAATCAATACGTTCAGGGGGGAGATATGATTTCATTGTAGAACATGATGTGAAGGAACTTGGAGCTCACAC GCTTGTCTGTACTGCTTTGTAcaatgatggtgatggtgagcGAAAACATCTTCCGCAATTTTTCAAGTTCATTGTTGCAAACCCACTTTCGGTCAGAACAAAG GTTCGCTCTGTCAAG GAAAGTACATTTTTGGAGGCTTGCATTGAAAACCATACAAAATCAAACCTTTATATGGACCAAGTTGAGTTTGAGCCGGCTCAGCATTGGAGCATCACGATATTGAAAGCTGATGAGCATAGTTCAGAGATTAATTGTCGAACTAG AGAGATTTTTAAGCCACCAATTCTCATTAGAGCTGGAGGAGGAATTCATAATTATCTCTATCAGTTAAAGCATTCCTCTGCACAAATGAAAGTTGATGGAAGTAATATTCTTGGTAAACTTCAAATAACATGGCGCACAAATTTGGGTGAACCTGGTCGCCTGCAGACACAACAGATTCTTGGAAGT CCCATTGCACAGAAAGACATTGAATTGCAGATTCTGGATATTCCATCCTTGACGGTCTTGGAGAGACCCTTTTTG gatcttacgACGAAGAAGATGCTTGGTAGAGGTCGTAGGGATGGGGGATTGTATCTTTTTGAAGACAATTCACCTTCTATAGCCTGTTCGGGTACTCTGACTCCTCATCAG GTACATTTGAACCTCAAAAACCAAACAGAGAGGAATAGGGGCCCCTTTGAAGTGTGGTTATCACAAGGTGATCCACATGAAGAGAAAGCTATTATTGTTGATGGTGTTCAGAAACTG GTTTTGCCACAGGTAGAGGCACTCAGCTCCACGGATTTCAAAATG AACCTGATTGCTACCAAAGTTGGGGTTCAGAAGATCACAGGAATGACTGTGTTTGacacaagagagaagagaatttATGAACCCATGCTAGGTTTGGAG ATATTTGTTGATGCGGATTGA
- the LOC122093843 gene encoding trafficking protein particle complex subunit 13-like isoform X4, whose protein sequence is MQAEIQRERQRLLLLDTTKSPVESIRSGGRYDFIVEHDVKELGAHTLVCTALYNDGDGERKHLPQFFKFIVANPLSVRTKVRSVKESTFLEACIENHTKSNLYMDQVEFEPAQHWSITILKADEHSSEINCRTREIFKPPILIRAGGGIHNYLYQLKHSSAQMKVDGSNILGKLQITWRTNLGEPGRLQTQQILGSPIAQKDIELQILDIPSLTVLERPFLDLTTKKMLGRGRRDGGLYLFEDNSPSIACSGTLTPHQVHCRLPQRKNCHHHHLLHQLLHRFILVVLGEHQHPLSLRNLPYHLRLWILLQVHLNLKNQTERNRGPFEVWLSQGDPHEEKAIIVDGVQKLVLPQVEALSSTDFKMNLIATKVGVQKITGMTVFDTREKRIYEPMLGLEIFVDAD, encoded by the exons ATGCAGGCGGAAATCCAAAGAGAGCGGCAGCGGTTACTGCTTTTAGATACTACAAAATCGCCTGTTGAATCAATACGTTCAGGGGGGAGATATGATTTCATTGTAGAACATGATGTGAAGGAACTTGGAGCTCACAC GCTTGTCTGTACTGCTTTGTAcaatgatggtgatggtgagcGAAAACATCTTCCGCAATTTTTCAAGTTCATTGTTGCAAACCCACTTTCGGTCAGAACAAAG GTTCGCTCTGTCAAG GAAAGTACATTTTTGGAGGCTTGCATTGAAAACCATACAAAATCAAACCTTTATATGGACCAAGTTGAGTTTGAGCCGGCTCAGCATTGGAGCATCACGATATTGAAAGCTGATGAGCATAGTTCAGAGATTAATTGTCGAACTAG AGAGATTTTTAAGCCACCAATTCTCATTAGAGCTGGAGGAGGAATTCATAATTATCTCTATCAGTTAAAGCATTCCTCTGCACAAATGAAAGTTGATGGAAGTAATATTCTTGGTAAACTTCAAATAACATGGCGCACAAATTTGGGTGAACCTGGTCGCCTGCAGACACAACAGATTCTTGGAAGT CCCATTGCACAGAAAGACATTGAATTGCAGATTCTGGATATTCCATCCTTGACGGTCTTGGAGAGACCCTTTTTG gatcttacgACGAAGAAGATGCTTGGTAGAGGTCGTAGGGATGGGGGATTGTATCTTTTTGAAGACAATTCACCTTCTATAGCCTGTTCGGGTACTCTGACTCCTCATCAGGTTCACTGCCG GTTGCCACAGAGGAAGaattgccaccaccaccacctcctccaccagTTGCTCCACAGGTTTATACTCGTCGTGCTCGGGGAGCATCAGCACCCCCTGTCCCTGCGGAACCTACCTTATCATCTTCGTCTATGGATCCTACTCCAG GTACATTTGAACCTCAAAAACCAAACAGAGAGGAATAGGGGCCCCTTTGAAGTGTGGTTATCACAAGGTGATCCACATGAAGAGAAAGCTATTATTGTTGATGGTGTTCAGAAACTG GTTTTGCCACAGGTAGAGGCACTCAGCTCCACGGATTTCAAAATG AACCTGATTGCTACCAAAGTTGGGGTTCAGAAGATCACAGGAATGACTGTGTTTGacacaagagagaagagaatttATGAACCCATGCTAGGTTTGGAG ATATTTGTTGATGCGGATTGA